The Mycolicibacterium flavescens genome has a segment encoding these proteins:
- a CDS encoding chalcone/stilbene synthase domain-containing protein yields the protein MAFTSNRYEQSDVASMLTGIGGPEFLRFAQSSGVQSRSLSLSLSRYPKLSGFTEANNVYIEVAVDLGERAVRSALEAAHVAPDEVDAIVFVSSTGVAVPTVDARVASRIGLRPDVKRIPLFGLGCVAGAAGMSRVHDYLRGFPSDIAVLLSVELCSLTLQRNDTSIPALIGACLFGDGAAAVVVSGADRIPPTIAHAPALLATRSRLFPDTVDVMGWNVSSNGFGLVMSREVPHMAANYLEEEVTGFLGDHGLEVGDIAAWICHPGGPKVLDAIDNAIGLPPEANIHSRNSMRENGNFSSASVLDVLHRTLASPPAPGSFGVLLAMGPGFSFELLLLKW from the coding sequence GTGGCGTTCACCTCGAATCGCTACGAACAAAGTGACGTCGCTTCGATGCTCACCGGCATCGGCGGCCCGGAGTTCCTCCGGTTCGCGCAGAGCAGTGGTGTGCAGAGCCGCAGTCTCTCGCTTTCGCTGTCTCGCTACCCGAAGTTGTCGGGCTTCACCGAGGCGAACAACGTCTACATCGAGGTGGCTGTCGACCTCGGGGAGCGGGCCGTGCGGTCCGCGCTCGAGGCGGCACACGTCGCACCGGATGAAGTCGACGCCATCGTGTTCGTGTCGAGCACCGGCGTCGCTGTGCCCACCGTCGACGCTCGGGTGGCATCCCGGATCGGGTTGCGACCAGACGTCAAGCGGATTCCGTTGTTCGGATTGGGTTGTGTCGCAGGCGCAGCCGGCATGTCACGCGTGCACGACTACCTGAGGGGCTTTCCCTCCGACATCGCGGTCCTGCTGTCCGTCGAACTGTGCTCGCTCACGTTGCAACGCAACGACACGTCGATCCCCGCGCTGATAGGTGCCTGCCTGTTCGGCGACGGCGCGGCGGCGGTCGTGGTCTCGGGCGCAGACCGCATTCCTCCGACGATCGCGCACGCGCCCGCGCTGCTTGCGACCAGGAGCCGGCTGTTTCCGGACACGGTCGACGTCATGGGGTGGAATGTCAGCTCAAATGGCTTCGGGCTGGTGATGTCTCGTGAAGTCCCGCACATGGCGGCGAACTACCTCGAGGAAGAGGTCACTGGGTTCCTCGGTGACCACGGCCTTGAGGTGGGCGACATCGCCGCGTGGATCTGCCATCCCGGCGGTCCGAAGGTGCTGGATGCGATCGACAACGCGATCGGCCTGCCGCCGGAAGCCAACATTCACAGCCGAAACTCGATGCGGGAGAACGGGAACTTCTCGTCGGCGTCGGTGCTCGATGTACTGCACCGCACGCTCGCATCGCCACCCGCCCCAGGATCGTTCGGTGTGTTGCTGGCGATGGGTCCGGGCTTCAGCTTCGAGCTGCTCCTGCTGAAGTGGTGA
- the echA8_1 gene encoding enoyl-CoA hydratase, with translation MGETYESVTVDISDHVARVTLIGPGKGNAMGPAFWAELPEVFGTLDADPEVRAIVLTGSGRNFSYGLDLAAMGATMPGRDAGAKGRLGFHTTLTKMQGAINAVADCRTPTIASVHGWCIGGGVDLISAVDIRYASADAKFSVREVKLAIVADVGSLARLPLILSDGHLRELTLTGKDIDAARAEKIGLVNDVYDDADASLAAAHATAAEIAANPPLTVHGIKDVLDQQRIARVSESLRYVAAWNSAFLPSKDLGEAVTAMFEKRPPKFTGE, from the coding sequence ATGGGCGAGACCTACGAATCCGTCACCGTTGACATCTCCGATCACGTCGCGCGGGTGACGCTGATCGGGCCAGGCAAGGGCAACGCCATGGGCCCGGCGTTCTGGGCCGAGTTGCCCGAGGTGTTCGGGACGCTCGACGCCGATCCGGAGGTGCGCGCGATCGTGCTGACCGGCTCGGGCCGCAACTTCAGCTACGGGCTCGACCTGGCCGCGATGGGAGCGACCATGCCCGGCCGCGATGCCGGCGCCAAGGGCCGCCTTGGATTCCACACCACGCTGACGAAGATGCAGGGCGCGATCAACGCGGTCGCCGACTGCCGCACCCCCACCATCGCCTCGGTGCACGGCTGGTGCATCGGCGGCGGCGTGGACCTGATCAGCGCCGTGGACATCCGCTACGCCAGCGCCGACGCAAAGTTCTCCGTCCGCGAGGTGAAGCTGGCGATCGTCGCCGACGTGGGCTCGCTGGCGCGGCTGCCTCTGATCCTGTCCGACGGGCACCTTCGCGAACTGACGCTGACGGGCAAGGACATCGACGCCGCCCGCGCCGAAAAGATCGGTTTGGTCAACGACGTCTACGACGACGCCGATGCCTCGCTTGCAGCGGCGCACGCCACGGCCGCCGAGATCGCCGCCAACCCGCCGCTGACGGTTCACGGCATCAAGGACGTGCTCGATCAGCAGCGCATCGCCCGGGTGTCGGAGAGCTTGCGCTATGTGGCCGCGTGGAATTCGGCGTTCCTGCCATCGAAGGATCTGGGTGAGGCGGTGACCGCGATGTTCGAGAAGCGCCCGCCGAAGTTCACCGGCGAATAG
- a CDS encoding TIGR03086 family protein, which produces MPDDLRAGPESPPTDELRSAEKSFAVLQHVLHGVADGDLHKQTPCREFDVAALTDHLLNSITTIGAMAGAEFTERDRDAPIEQQVVFAARSALDAWRRRGLDGTVDFGGNDVPARMMVGVLSIEFLVHAWDYAAAVGRDVNAPESLSDYVLGLARRIITPEGRVNAGFDDPIDVPADAGALTRLLAYTGRQA; this is translated from the coding sequence ATGCCCGACGACTTGCGTGCCGGACCCGAATCGCCGCCGACCGACGAACTGCGCAGCGCGGAGAAGTCGTTCGCCGTGTTGCAGCACGTGCTGCACGGCGTCGCCGACGGCGATCTGCACAAGCAGACGCCGTGCCGGGAGTTCGACGTCGCAGCGTTGACGGACCACCTGCTGAATTCCATCACCACGATCGGCGCCATGGCGGGTGCGGAGTTCACCGAACGCGACCGCGACGCGCCGATCGAGCAGCAGGTGGTGTTCGCGGCGCGCTCAGCGCTGGACGCCTGGCGACGGCGGGGGCTGGACGGCACCGTGGACTTCGGCGGGAACGACGTGCCGGCTCGGATGATGGTCGGCGTGCTGTCGATCGAGTTTCTGGTGCACGCGTGGGATTACGCGGCGGCGGTCGGGCGCGACGTCAACGCCCCCGAGTCGTTGTCAGATTACGTGCTGGGGCTGGCGCGCAGGATCATCACGCCGGAGGGCCGGGTCAACGCCGGTTTCGACGATCCGATCGACGTGCCCGCCGACGCCGGGGCGCTGACCCGGTTGCTTGCCTACACCGGTCGGCAGGCCTAG
- the pat_1 gene encoding histidinol-phosphate aminotransferase, whose product MTVRLRPELADLPAYTPGRTVPGAIKIASNETVYPPLPSVRAAISDAVGNINRYPDNGYVELRERLAKHVNFAPEHISVGCGSVSLCQQLIQITSTVGDEVLFGWRSFEIYPLQVRTAGATPVPVPLTDHTHDLDAMLAAITDRTRLIFVCNPNNPTGTVVAPDALARFVAAVPPHIAIALDEAYVEYIREPMVPDSLGLVRAHPNLVVLRTFSKAYGLAGLRVGYAVGDPDLITAIGKVYVPFTATSVSQAAAIASLDAADELLERTDTVVAERARVTAELRAVGYTVPDSQANFVWLPLPGQAQQFAEASAHNRIIVRPYGDDGVRVTVAATHENDAFLDFARQWIGQS is encoded by the coding sequence GTGACCGTCCGGCTGCGTCCCGAACTGGCTGATCTGCCCGCCTACACCCCCGGCAGGACCGTTCCCGGCGCAATCAAGATCGCCAGCAACGAGACCGTGTATCCGCCGCTTCCGAGCGTGCGGGCCGCGATCTCGGACGCCGTCGGGAACATCAACCGCTACCCGGACAACGGCTACGTCGAGCTCCGCGAGCGACTCGCCAAACACGTCAACTTCGCCCCCGAGCACATCTCGGTGGGCTGCGGGTCGGTCAGCCTGTGTCAGCAGTTGATCCAGATCACCTCGACCGTCGGCGACGAGGTGCTGTTCGGTTGGCGCAGCTTCGAGATCTACCCGCTGCAGGTGCGAACGGCGGGGGCCACACCCGTGCCGGTGCCGCTGACCGACCACACGCACGACCTCGACGCCATGCTGGCCGCGATTACCGACCGCACCCGGCTGATCTTCGTGTGCAATCCGAACAACCCGACGGGCACCGTCGTGGCGCCCGACGCGCTCGCCCGCTTCGTCGCCGCGGTCCCGCCGCACATCGCGATCGCGCTGGACGAGGCCTACGTCGAGTACATCCGCGAGCCGATGGTGCCCGACAGCCTGGGTCTGGTTCGTGCCCATCCCAACCTCGTTGTGTTACGAACGTTTTCGAAGGCCTACGGCCTGGCGGGTCTGCGGGTCGGTTACGCCGTGGGCGACCCGGACCTGATCACCGCGATCGGGAAGGTCTACGTGCCGTTCACCGCGACCAGCGTCTCGCAGGCCGCCGCGATCGCATCCCTTGACGCCGCCGACGAACTGCTCGAGCGCACCGACACCGTCGTCGCCGAACGCGCCCGGGTCACCGCGGAACTGCGCGCAGTCGGCTACACCGTGCCCGACTCGCAGGCCAACTTCGTCTGGCTCCCCTTGCCCGGGCAGGCCCAGCAGTTCGCCGAGGCATCGGCGCACAACCGCATCATCGTGCGGCCCTACGGCGACGACGGAGTACGCGTCACCGTCGCCGCGACCCACGAGAACGACGCGTTCCTCGATTTCGCCCGACAATGGATTGGACAGTCATGA
- a CDS encoding phosphoesterase, MJ0936 family, which produces MRLLLIADTHVPKRAKDLPTRVWDEVTKADVVVHAGDWVEPSLLDALEARAKRLVACWGNNDGAELRRRLPERADVTLGGLRFTVVHETGAATGREARMAKAYPDTDVLIFGHSHIPWDTTTKTGLRLLNPGSPTDRRRQPHCTYMTATVRNSSLTNVILHALERRA; this is translated from the coding sequence ATGCGGCTGTTGTTGATCGCCGATACTCACGTTCCCAAGCGCGCCAAGGACCTGCCCACGCGGGTGTGGGACGAAGTGACGAAGGCAGACGTCGTCGTACATGCAGGCGACTGGGTGGAGCCGTCGTTGCTCGATGCGCTCGAGGCTCGCGCCAAGCGGCTCGTCGCGTGCTGGGGCAACAACGACGGCGCCGAACTGCGCCGCCGACTGCCCGAACGAGCCGATGTCACACTCGGCGGCCTGCGCTTCACCGTCGTCCACGAGACCGGTGCGGCGACCGGCCGCGAGGCCCGCATGGCCAAGGCCTACCCGGACACCGACGTGCTGATATTCGGCCACAGTCACATCCCGTGGGATACGACGACGAAAACCGGTCTGCGACTGCTGAACCCGGGTTCGCCGACCGACCGGCGGCGCCAGCCCCATTGCACGTACATGACGGCCACCGTGCGCAACAGCTCGCTCACCAACGTCATCCTGCACGCCTTGGAACGCCGTGCGTGA
- a CDS encoding cupin has product MQVRRVVTGHDSSGKSVFVSDDSVAPIQTKLMPGFENHLLWGSDQTCRFPDDGSMPQWHNYFPPVGGFRFAMLTLPPSHGAQAPEALDIDEAMAEMEDKLPGMLGYMDYTDPGMHTTDTVDFEVVLEGTVVLELDDGAEVTLQAGDTVVQNGTRHRWKNPGDTPARMAVFICGAEHANVPPK; this is encoded by the coding sequence ATGCAAGTACGCCGAGTGGTGACCGGTCACGATTCGTCCGGAAAGTCCGTCTTCGTCAGCGACGACAGCGTCGCACCGATTCAGACGAAGTTGATGCCGGGCTTCGAGAACCATCTGCTGTGGGGTAGCGACCAGACGTGCCGGTTCCCCGACGACGGTTCGATGCCCCAGTGGCACAACTACTTTCCGCCTGTCGGTGGTTTTCGGTTCGCGATGCTGACGCTGCCGCCGTCGCACGGCGCCCAGGCTCCGGAGGCCCTCGACATCGACGAGGCGATGGCCGAGATGGAGGACAAGCTGCCGGGAATGCTCGGCTACATGGACTACACGGACCCGGGCATGCACACCACGGACACCGTCGACTTCGAGGTGGTGCTCGAGGGCACCGTCGTGCTCGAACTCGACGACGGTGCCGAAGTGACCCTGCAAGCGGGCGATACCGTCGTGCAGAACGGGACGCGGCACCGCTGGAAGAACCCCGGCGACACACCGGCCCGGATGGCCGTGTTCATCTGCGGCGCCGAGCACGCGAACGTCCCGCCGAAGTAG
- a CDS encoding alkyl sulfatase-like hydrolase, with translation MQQKPPTGVIESAHREHLTALPFDDTADFDNANRGFIAALDPCVIKAADGRVVWDNDTYSFLDADAPPSVHPSLWRQSRLCAKQGLYEVVEGIYQVRGFDLSNITFVEGDAGVIVIDPLISTETAAAALALYREHRGDRAVPAVIYTHSHVDHFGGVLGVTSQADVDAGRVAIIAPEHFTEHAVQENVYAGTAMSRRASYMYGALLTRGPQGQVGCGLGQVTSTGEVALIVPTVDIRQTGETHTVDGVEIEFQMAPGTEAPAEMHFYFPKFRALCMAENATHNLHNLLTLRGALVRDPHGWAGYLTEAIDTFTDRTDVVFASHHWPTWGRDNIVEYLSLQRDLYAYLHDQTLRQLNQGFTGIEIAEDFALPPALQNAWHAHGYYGSVSHNVKAVYQRYMGWFDGNPGRLWAHPPEAAGPRYVEAMGGLDSVVDVARKAFEQGDYRWAATLLDHAMFADEHHGAARELYADTLEQLAYGAENAVWRNFFLSGATELRDGNFGTPTQTASTSLVMQLAPEQIFDALAISVNGPRAWDLDIAVDVTFLDADANYRLTLRNGVLVHRKMAADQSAQVTVKVATKLRLLALAAGDDSSPGLDISGDTGALQSLIGVLDRPDPAFNIVTP, from the coding sequence ATGCAGCAGAAACCCCCCACCGGCGTCATCGAGTCCGCACACCGCGAGCACCTCACGGCCCTGCCGTTCGATGACACCGCGGACTTCGACAACGCCAACCGCGGGTTCATCGCGGCTTTGGATCCCTGTGTGATCAAGGCGGCCGACGGCCGGGTGGTCTGGGACAACGACACGTACTCGTTCCTTGATGCGGACGCGCCGCCGTCGGTGCATCCCAGCTTGTGGCGGCAGAGCCGGTTATGCGCCAAACAGGGCCTCTACGAAGTGGTCGAGGGCATCTACCAGGTGCGCGGATTCGACCTGTCCAACATCACCTTCGTCGAGGGCGACGCCGGTGTGATCGTCATCGACCCGTTGATCTCCACGGAGACCGCCGCGGCGGCGCTGGCGCTCTACCGCGAACACCGCGGGGATCGAGCCGTCCCAGCGGTTATCTATACCCACAGCCACGTCGACCATTTCGGCGGCGTCCTGGGCGTCACCTCACAGGCCGACGTGGACGCGGGCCGCGTCGCGATCATCGCGCCCGAGCACTTCACCGAGCACGCCGTGCAGGAGAACGTGTACGCGGGCACCGCGATGAGCCGTAGAGCCAGCTACATGTACGGCGCACTGCTGACGCGCGGACCGCAGGGGCAGGTGGGATGCGGGCTGGGACAGGTGACGTCGACGGGTGAAGTGGCGCTGATCGTTCCGACGGTCGACATCCGTCAGACCGGCGAGACCCACACCGTCGACGGCGTCGAGATCGAGTTCCAGATGGCGCCGGGCACCGAGGCGCCCGCCGAGATGCACTTCTACTTCCCGAAGTTCCGCGCGCTGTGCATGGCCGAGAACGCCACCCACAACCTGCACAACTTGCTGACACTGCGCGGCGCGCTGGTGCGTGACCCGCACGGATGGGCCGGCTACCTGACCGAGGCAATCGACACGTTCACCGACCGCACCGACGTCGTGTTCGCGTCACATCACTGGCCGACCTGGGGTCGGGACAACATCGTCGAATATCTGTCGCTGCAACGGGATCTGTACGCGTACTTGCACGACCAGACGCTGCGCCAACTCAACCAGGGGTTCACCGGCATCGAGATCGCCGAGGACTTCGCGCTGCCGCCTGCGTTGCAGAACGCGTGGCACGCACACGGCTACTACGGCTCGGTCAGCCACAACGTCAAGGCGGTCTATCAGCGCTACATGGGCTGGTTCGACGGCAACCCGGGACGGTTGTGGGCGCATCCGCCGGAAGCCGCAGGCCCTCGCTACGTCGAGGCGATGGGTGGCCTGGACAGCGTGGTCGACGTCGCGCGCAAGGCCTTCGAGCAGGGCGACTACCGTTGGGCAGCAACGCTCTTAGACCATGCAATGTTCGCCGACGAGCATCACGGCGCCGCTCGCGAACTCTACGCCGACACACTCGAACAGTTGGCCTACGGCGCGGAGAACGCGGTGTGGCGCAACTTCTTTCTCTCCGGAGCGACCGAACTTCGCGACGGCAACTTCGGCACCCCGACCCAGACGGCGTCGACGTCGTTGGTGATGCAACTGGCCCCCGAGCAGATTTTCGATGCGCTCGCGATCAGCGTGAACGGCCCGCGGGCATGGGATCTCGACATCGCCGTCGACGTCACCTTCCTCGACGCCGACGCCAATTACCGTTTGACGCTGCGCAACGGCGTGCTTGTGCACCGCAAGATGGCCGCCGACCAATCGGCTCAGGTGACTGTCAAAGTGGCCACCAAGCTGCGGCTGCTGGCGCTCGCGGCCGGTGACGACAGCTCACCGGGCTTGGACATCTCCGGCGACACCGGCGCCCTGCAGTCGCTGATCGGTGTGCTGGACCGGCCCGACCCGGCCTTCAACATCGTCACGCCCTAG
- the fabG_2 gene encoding dehydrogenase of uncharacterised specificity, short-chain alcohol dehydrogenase like protein, whose protein sequence is MAMGADKDFATELFDLSDRVVLVTGGSRGLGKQMAFAAARCGADVVIASRKYDSCVATAEEIASATGRAALPYQVHVGRWDELDGLVDAAYARFGKVDVLVNNAGMSPLYESLPSVTEKLFDSVINLNLKGPFRLSTLVGERMVADGGGSIINVSSSGSRRPRPEQLPYSAAKAGLNALTEGLALAYGPTVRVNTLMPGPFLTDISKAWDIPATQKGAQHFALQRLGEPPEIVGAALYLMSDASSYTSGSIIRVDGGMP, encoded by the coding sequence ATGGCCATGGGTGCCGACAAGGATTTCGCGACCGAGCTCTTCGACCTCTCCGACCGCGTCGTGCTGGTCACCGGCGGAAGCCGGGGGCTTGGCAAGCAGATGGCTTTCGCCGCTGCGCGGTGCGGCGCGGACGTGGTGATCGCCAGCCGCAAGTACGACTCGTGTGTGGCGACGGCCGAAGAGATCGCCTCGGCGACCGGCCGCGCCGCGCTGCCCTACCAGGTGCACGTCGGGCGCTGGGATGAGCTCGACGGATTGGTCGACGCGGCCTACGCACGGTTCGGCAAGGTCGATGTGCTCGTCAACAACGCGGGGATGTCGCCGCTCTACGAGTCGCTTCCCTCGGTTACGGAGAAGCTGTTCGACTCGGTGATCAATTTGAACCTGAAGGGCCCGTTCCGGTTGTCGACGCTGGTCGGTGAGCGCATGGTCGCCGATGGCGGCGGCTCGATCATCAACGTGAGTTCGAGCGGTTCGCGCCGGCCCCGCCCCGAGCAGCTCCCCTACTCGGCGGCCAAGGCGGGGCTCAATGCGCTGACCGAGGGTCTGGCGCTGGCGTACGGCCCGACGGTGCGGGTCAACACGCTGATGCCGGGCCCGTTCCTCACCGACATCAGCAAGGCCTGGGATATCCCCGCTACTCAGAAGGGCGCGCAGCACTTCGCGTTGCAGCGGCTGGGTGAGCCACCCGAGATCGTCGGTGCCGCACTGTATCTGATGTCGGACGCGTCGAGCTACACATCGGGTTCGATCATCCGCGTCGATGGCGGCATGCCTTGA
- a CDS encoding fructose-2,6-bisphosphatase, with protein MQLLIIRHALPLRSEPGQGSDPDLSEEGIEQAKRLPDALARFPISRLVSSPQKRAIQTAEPVAEALGLSIDIDDRLAEYDRDLSHYTPVEEISEEDMRRLANGELPSGVDQSAFIARVKAGVDDIVKAADREDTVALFSHGGVINALVHDVMGTERLLCVQVDYAGITRVLWSSSRETFFVAGINSTEHVWDLLPRNQQW; from the coding sequence GTGCAGTTGCTCATCATTCGACATGCGTTGCCGCTTCGCAGCGAGCCGGGGCAGGGCTCTGACCCCGACCTGTCCGAAGAAGGCATCGAACAGGCAAAACGCCTGCCCGACGCGTTGGCGCGCTTCCCCATCTCACGGTTGGTCAGCAGCCCGCAGAAGCGGGCGATCCAGACCGCCGAGCCGGTCGCCGAGGCGCTCGGCCTGTCGATCGACATCGACGACCGGCTCGCCGAGTACGACCGCGACCTCTCGCACTACACGCCGGTCGAGGAGATCTCCGAGGAGGACATGCGCCGCCTGGCCAACGGTGAGCTGCCCAGCGGCGTCGATCAGTCGGCGTTCATCGCCCGGGTCAAGGCCGGGGTCGACGACATCGTCAAGGCCGCCGACCGGGAGGACACTGTCGCGCTGTTCAGCCACGGCGGCGTCATCAACGCCCTGGTTCACGACGTCATGGGCACCGAGCGCCTGCTGTGCGTGCAGGTCGACTACGCCGGCATCACCCGGGTGTTGTGGTCGTCGTCGCGCGAGACGTTCTTCGTCGCGGGAATCAACTCCACTGAGCACGTATGGGACCTGCTGCCCAGAAATCAACAGTGGTAG
- a CDS encoding putative aminoglycoside phosphotransferase, with translation MTAEPHPSKPARLEGLDLHALDRHLRSEGIARSGDLRAELISGGRSNLTFLVFDDQSKWVLRRPPLHGLTPSAHDMAREYKVISALQNTAVPVPRAVTMRNDDSVLGAPFQMVDYVEGRVIRHTSELETLGDKSDIEACVDALIKVLADLHALDPEEVGLGDFGKPTGYLERQVKRWGGQWELVRREDDERDDDVKRLHTALGETIPAQSRSAIVHGDYRIDNTMLDATDGSKVLAVLDWEMSTLGDPISDAALMCVYRHPMFNLVHADAAWASPLIPSADQLAQRYSVASGQPLDHWEFYMGLAYFKLAIIAAGIAYRGRVGGAPADFVTMVDDAVAPLIDAGLESLR, from the coding sequence ATGACCGCTGAGCCGCACCCGTCCAAGCCCGCCCGACTCGAAGGGCTCGACCTCCACGCCCTCGACCGTCATCTGCGTTCGGAGGGCATCGCCCGCTCCGGTGACCTGCGCGCCGAGTTGATCTCCGGCGGCCGGTCCAACCTGACTTTCCTGGTGTTCGACGACCAGTCGAAGTGGGTGCTGCGCAGACCGCCGCTGCACGGTTTGACGCCGTCGGCACACGATATGGCCCGCGAGTACAAGGTGATCTCGGCGTTGCAGAACACCGCCGTGCCCGTCCCTCGCGCGGTGACCATGCGCAACGACGACTCGGTGCTCGGCGCACCGTTCCAGATGGTCGACTACGTTGAAGGGCGAGTCATCCGGCACACATCCGAACTCGAGACCCTCGGCGACAAGTCCGACATCGAGGCCTGTGTCGACGCGTTGATCAAGGTGCTCGCCGACCTGCACGCCCTGGACCCCGAGGAGGTCGGTCTCGGCGACTTCGGCAAGCCCACCGGATACCTCGAGCGCCAGGTGAAGCGCTGGGGTGGGCAGTGGGAGCTGGTGCGCCGAGAGGACGACGAACGCGACGACGACGTCAAGCGGCTGCACACCGCACTCGGAGAGACGATCCCGGCGCAGAGCCGCAGCGCGATCGTGCACGGCGACTACCGCATCGACAACACGATGCTCGACGCCACCGACGGCAGCAAGGTGCTCGCGGTGCTCGACTGGGAGATGTCGACCCTGGGCGATCCCATCAGCGATGCCGCCCTGATGTGCGTGTACCGCCACCCCATGTTCAACCTCGTGCACGCCGACGCCGCGTGGGCGTCACCGCTGATTCCGTCGGCAGACCAACTCGCGCAACGGTATTCGGTGGCATCTGGTCAGCCGCTGGACCATTGGGAGTTCTACATGGGCCTTGCGTACTTCAAGCTCGCGATCATCGCGGCCGGCATCGCCTACCGCGGCAGGGTGGGCGGCGCGCCGGCCGACTTCGTCACGATGGTCGACGACGCGGTCGCTCCGTTGATCGACGCCGGACTCGAGTCGTTGCGCTAA
- a CDS encoding uncharacterized integral membrane protein, with translation MSTDPYGPSAQNEPDPYGPPNPGPPVPPTDGEIADRTAPSVKKVHFTRAAALWSAVIAGFLILILLLIFIAQNTESTEFAFLGWNWFMPRGVAILFAAVCGGLITALAGAARMVQLRRAAKKNYKAALR, from the coding sequence ATGAGCACCGATCCGTACGGTCCGTCAGCGCAGAACGAACCGGACCCCTACGGTCCACCCAATCCCGGGCCGCCGGTTCCGCCGACGGACGGCGAGATCGCCGATCGCACCGCACCGTCGGTCAAGAAGGTCCATTTCACCCGCGCGGCCGCGCTCTGGTCGGCAGTGATCGCAGGCTTCCTCATCCTCATCCTGCTGCTGATATTCATCGCGCAGAACACTGAATCGACCGAGTTCGCCTTCCTCGGTTGGAACTGGTTCATGCCGAGGGGTGTGGCGATTCTGTTCGCCGCGGTGTGTGGCGGCCTGATCACGGCGTTGGCGGGGGCAGCACGCATGGTGCAACTGCGTCGCGCCGCCAAGAAGAACTACAAAGCCGCGCTCCGTTAG
- the opuBC gene encoding glycine betaine/choline ABC transporter substrate-binding protein, translating to MPRRRRLPFAVAVMVLALLMSTACGSSNPLGGGEISGDLKTIAVGSADFTESKIIAEIYAQALEANGFTVRRQFGIGSRETYIPAVQDHSIDLIGEYTGNLLQYFDEDTTATTPDAVLLELLKVLPGDLSILYPSPAEDKDTLAVTEATAQRWNLKTIGDLAEHSPEVKVGGPSEFQTRVTGLVGLKERYGLDIAPANFVAISDGGGPATVQALISGAITAANIFSTSPAIEKNNLVVLEDPENVFLAANVVPLVASQKMSTDLKTVLDAVSAKLTTEALIELNTSVEGNRGIDPDEAAQKWIAENGFDKPVQK from the coding sequence ATGCCGCGACGCCGGCGCCTGCCGTTCGCCGTGGCGGTGATGGTTCTCGCGCTCCTGATGAGCACGGCCTGTGGCAGCTCGAACCCGCTCGGCGGCGGCGAGATCTCCGGTGACCTCAAGACGATCGCGGTGGGGTCCGCGGACTTCACGGAGTCCAAGATCATCGCCGAGATCTACGCCCAGGCGCTGGAGGCCAACGGCTTCACCGTGCGACGGCAGTTCGGGATCGGCAGCCGCGAGACCTACATCCCCGCCGTGCAGGACCACTCGATCGACCTGATCGGTGAGTACACAGGCAACCTCCTGCAGTACTTCGACGAGGACACCACCGCCACCACCCCCGACGCCGTCCTGCTCGAACTGCTCAAGGTGCTGCCCGGTGACCTGTCGATCCTGTATCCGTCTCCGGCCGAGGACAAGGACACCCTGGCGGTGACCGAGGCGACCGCGCAGCGGTGGAACCTCAAGACCATCGGCGACCTCGCCGAGCACTCGCCGGAAGTGAAAGTCGGTGGGCCATCGGAGTTTCAGACGCGGGTCACCGGCCTGGTGGGACTCAAGGAACGGTATGGGCTCGACATCGCACCGGCGAACTTCGTCGCCATCAGCGACGGTGGCGGGCCGGCGACCGTGCAGGCGCTCATCAGCGGGGCGATCACCGCCGCCAACATCTTCAGCACGTCACCGGCGATCGAGAAGAACAATCTCGTCGTGCTCGAAGACCCCGAGAACGTGTTCCTCGCGGCCAATGTCGTGCCGCTGGTCGCGTCGCAGAAGATGTCCACCGACCTCAAGACGGTGCTCGACGCGGTCAGTGCGAAGCTGACCACCGAGGCTTTGATCGAGCTCAACACCTCGGTCGAGGGAAACCGCGGCATCGACCCCGACGAAGCGGCGCAGAAGTGGATCGCGGAGAACGGATTCGACAAACCGGTGCAGAAGTGA